CAACGTCCGGGACGAAGCCCATCCGCCGCATCGTGTCCGCCGCCTCCTCCACGCCGATCAGCACGGGATCGTGGTGTCTGACGTAACGCTTCAACGCCTTGAGGTCCTCGGCGTGATCGGCACCGGGAGCGACGACCACGACGTGCCGGTCGTCCAGCGACACCCGTAGCTCCGGCACGCCCACACCGTCGAGGACGAGGCCCCGTTCCCGCCGCAGGAACTCGATCGTGTTCGCCGAGAAGGCCTCCAACTGCGCGGACATGCCCGTGTGAGCCTCCACGAGCTGGTCGGCGACGCTCTCGGGGGTCTGCACGGTCCCCTTGGCGACCTCGTGGCGCCCCACGTACACGCTGCCCTCGTGCAACCGGACCCTGCTGCCGTCACGCACCCGACGCAGTAACTCGCCACCGGCGTGGTCGATCAGTGGGACCCCGGCCTTCAGCAACACCTCGGGTCCCAGATTCGGGTAACGACCCGAGATGGACGGGGCCGCGTTGACCACGGCGGCGACCCGCGCCCGCACCAGCGCGTCGGCGGTCGCCCGATCCAGGTCCACGTAGTCGATCACGGCGATCTCTCCGGGAGAAATCCGCCTCAGCACGTCTCGGACCCGGCGGCCGACACGCGCGGTGCCAGTGATGCCGGGCAGCGCGGGAGGCGTGGAGCGTGACAACAAGCCGGCGAGTTTCATGCCGGGGATAGTGACAACGTCCGGTCCCGGCACAGGGTCGCCACGCCGGTGGCGCGCAGGGATGACCTGGTCGCGGGATCGCGGACGCCCTCACGCGGGGTGTCAGGACGACGCCACCGACCGACGCTTTCCCCGCCGGGCCGCCGGAGCGGACGACTTCTTGAACTCCTCGGCGGCGCGCAACAGCTCCTCCGCGTGTGCGCGACCGGTGGCCGTGTCGTCGAGACCGGCGAGCATCCGGGCCAATTCGGTGACCCGCTCGTCGGCGGCGAGCGCGCGAACCCCGCTGCGGGTCACGCCGTCGGCGGTCCCCTTGTCCACCACCAGGTGCCGGTCGGCGAACGCCGCTACTTGCGGCAGGTGGGTCACCACCAATACCTGGTGGGTGCGGGCCAGCCGCGCCAGCCGACGACCGATCTCCACGGCGGCTCGACCCCCGACCCCGGCGTCGACCTCGTCGAACACCAAGGTCTGCACCGTGTCCGCGTGGGCGAGCACGACCTCGATGGCCAGCATCACGCGGGAGAGTTCCCCGCCCGAGGCCGCCTTGTGCACCGGCAGAGCGGGTGCCTTCGCGTGCGCCCGCAGCAGGAATTCCACGTCGTCCACACCGTCGGGCCCGGCGGCGAGAGTGCGGCCGTCCACGGTCAACGCCGTCTTCTCCGCCGGATCGACCTCCCTGCCGCGGACCACGACCTCGATCGTCGCCTGTCCCATGGCCAGCCCCGCCAACTCGTCGGTGATCCGTTCCGCGAGTTCGGCGGCGGCGCTCCGGCGGGCCGCCGACAGACGCGCGGCGTGCTCCGCCAGCTCACCGGCCAGAGCGTCCCGGCGCGCCGCGAGCTTGTCGAGCGCCTCCTCCGAGGTGTCCATGCTCTCCAGCCGGGCCCGCGCATCCTCGGCCCACGCCAGCACTCCGTCGATGTCGGCCGCGTACTTGCGAGTGAGCTTCTTCAGCTCGGCCTGCCGCGCGAGGATCGCCTCCAGTCGCTCCGGGTCGGCGTCGAGGGCGTCGAGGTACGCGGTGAGTTCGCGTTCCACCTCCCCGAGCAGCACCGACGCCTCGACCACGCGCGGTTCGAGGTCTCGCAGCTCGGCGTCCTCGGCCGCGCCGAGCCTGCGTCCGGCCTCGGCGAGCAACCCGAGCGCCCCCGGCAGGTCGGGGTCGCCGTCGGCGGCCCCGGCGATCGCCAGCCGCGCCGCGGCGGCCGCGTCGCGCAGCTCGTCCACGGCGGTCAGTCTCCTGACCTGTTCCGTCAGCTCGACGTCCTCACCCGGCGCCGGGTTCACGGCCTCGATCTCGGTCAGCCCGTGGCGCAGCAGATCGGCCTGCTGCGCCAGCTCCCGCGAGCGCGCCCGCCGTTCCGTCAGTTCGCGGGCCACGGCGAGCCACTCCCGCCGAACCCGCCGGTAGTCGGCCAGCGGCTCGGCGACGGCGTCCCCCGCGAACCGGTCCAACACGGACCGTTGCTCGGCGGGACGCAACAATCGCAATTGGTCGTTCTGCCCGTGGACGGCCAGGACCTGCTCGGCCAGCTCCCCGAGCACCCCCACCGGCACCGAGCGACCCCCGAGGTGGGCACGCGACCGGCCGTCCGCGCCAACCGAACGCACGGCGATCACGCTGCCGTCCTCGTCCACATCGGCCCCGGCGTCGGACAGGATCTTCACCGCCTGCTCACCCTCGACGTCGGTGAACCGCCCCTCCACGATGGCCTTCGGCGACCCCGCCCGTACCTTGGAGGCGTCCGAGCGCCCGCCGGACAACAGGTGCAAGCCGGTGACGACCATCGTTTTCCCGGCCCCGGTCTCTCCGGTGACCACCGTGAACCCCTGATGCAGTTCGAGGGCGGCCTCCTCGATCACTCCGAGGCCCTGGATACGCATCTCGGCCAGCACGCCAACCACCGTAGCGACAGCCCGCGACGAGGTAACTAACCCCGGCGGGCGTGCCGCTCCCTCCATCCCGTGACCGGCAGCGAGAACTTGTGCACCAACCGGTCGGTGAACGGACCGTCCCACAGCCGCGCCAGGCGTACCGGCACCTCGCCGGCCACGACCCGAACCCGGGAGCCCGGCTCCAGATCGACGTGCCGCAGCCCGTCACACGTCAACACCGCGGGCGAGCCGTCCGGGTCGACCTGCACGGTGATCACCGACGAGCGCGACACCACGAGCGGACGCGAGAACATCGCGTGGGCGTTGCTCGGGACGACCAGCAGTGCCTCCACCTCCGGCCACACCACGGGACCACCGGCCGAGAAGGCGTAGGCCGTCGACCCCGTCGGCGTCGAGCACAGCACGCCGTCGCACCCGAACGACGACACCGGTCTTCCGTCGACCTCGATCAACGCGTCGAGGACGCGTTCCCGCGAGCACTTCTCGACGCTCGCCTCGTTCAGCGCCCACGTCCGGGCCACCACGGCGTCGTCGAGCGTCACCGTGACGTCCACCGTCATGCGTTCCTCGATGCGGTAGCGGCGCTCCACCACGCGGTCCACCGTGTCGCCCAGGGCGTGGTAGTCGGCCTCGGTGAGGAAACCCATGCGCCCGAGGTTCACGCCCAGCACCGGGACCCCGGCGGGCCGCGCCACCTCCGCCGCCCTCAGCAGGGTTCCGTCGCCCCCGAGGACCAGTACCAGTTCCGCGCCTTGCGCCGGGTCCTCGGACGGCGCCAGCACGGCACACGGCAATTCCCGGTCGGGCGGTTCGACGAGTCGGCGGACCTCCTCGTCGAGCACCCGCAACCCGATGCCGGCGGCGGCGAGCCGGACCGCGACCTCCCCGGCGGCGTCGCGCGTCGTGTCCCGATCGGGGTGGACGACCAACAACACCTCTCGGCGCCCGGACTCGGTCACGAAGGCCCCTTCCTCACCGCGGCGCGAACCATCTCGTCACGCCGCTGTTTTCCGGCGGAGCCACTGTCCTCCTCCGGAGCCTCCTTGCGCAACCATGCGAAGTACTCGACGTTGCCGGACGGCCCCGGTAGCGGGCTCGCCACCACGCCCAGGGTCCGCAGTCCACAGTTCGTGGCCTCGGTGAGCACCTCCGACACGGCTTCCGCCCGTAGCTCGGGATCGCGCACCACCCCACCGCTGCCGAGCCGTTGCCGCCCGACCTCGAACTGGGGCTTCACCATCGGCAGCAGGTCGGCTCCCTCCGCCGCGCAGTGCGCCAGCGCGGGCAGGACGA
The window above is part of the Saccharomonospora glauca K62 genome. Proteins encoded here:
- the steA gene encoding putative cytokinetic ring protein SteA translates to MKLAGLLSRSTPPALPGITGTARVGRRVRDVLRRISPGEIAVIDYVDLDRATADALVRARVAAVVNAAPSISGRYPNLGPEVLLKAGVPLIDHAGGELLRRVRDGSRVRLHEGSVYVGRHEVAKGTVQTPESVADQLVEAHTGMSAQLEAFSANTIEFLRRERGLVLDGVGVPELRVSLDDRHVVVVAPGADHAEDLKALKRYVRHHDPVLIGVEEAADTMRRMGFVPDVVVGDPTTMEARTLKAASEIVVPAHPDGYAPGVERIYDLGIGAVTFPATANTEDLALLLCEAHGASLVVTVGFQATLREFLDSGRSGSNPSTFLTRLRLGTKVVDGKAAAVLHRTRVSVLGVLLPMLVAVVAVALSLSGATAEYTDDVARWWDAVTGWVAGTFS
- the recN gene encoding DNA repair protein RecN, whose product is MLAEMRIQGLGVIEEAALELHQGFTVVTGETGAGKTMVVTGLHLLSGGRSDASKVRAGSPKAIVEGRFTDVEGEQAVKILSDAGADVDEDGSVIAVRSVGADGRSRAHLGGRSVPVGVLGELAEQVLAVHGQNDQLRLLRPAEQRSVLDRFAGDAVAEPLADYRRVRREWLAVARELTERRARSRELAQQADLLRHGLTEIEAVNPAPGEDVELTEQVRRLTAVDELRDAAAAARLAIAGAADGDPDLPGALGLLAEAGRRLGAAEDAELRDLEPRVVEASVLLGEVERELTAYLDALDADPERLEAILARQAELKKLTRKYAADIDGVLAWAEDARARLESMDTSEEALDKLAARRDALAGELAEHAARLSAARRSAAAELAERITDELAGLAMGQATIEVVVRGREVDPAEKTALTVDGRTLAAGPDGVDDVEFLLRAHAKAPALPVHKAASGGELSRVMLAIEVVLAHADTVQTLVFDEVDAGVGGRAAVEIGRRLARLARTHQVLVVTHLPQVAAFADRHLVVDKGTADGVTRSGVRALAADERVTELARMLAGLDDTATGRAHAEELLRAAEEFKKSSAPAARRGKRRSVASS
- a CDS encoding NAD kinase: MTESGRREVLLVVHPDRDTTRDAAGEVAVRLAAAGIGLRVLDEEVRRLVEPPDRELPCAVLAPSEDPAQGAELVLVLGGDGTLLRAAEVARPAGVPVLGVNLGRMGFLTEADYHALGDTVDRVVERRYRIEERMTVDVTVTLDDAVVARTWALNEASVEKCSRERVLDALIEVDGRPVSSFGCDGVLCSTPTGSTAYAFSAGGPVVWPEVEALLVVPSNAHAMFSRPLVVSRSSVITVQVDPDGSPAVLTCDGLRHVDLEPGSRVRVVAGEVPVRLARLWDGPFTDRLVHKFSLPVTGWRERHARRG